One window from the genome of Haloprofundus halobius encodes:
- a CDS encoding glycoside hydrolase family 3 N-terminal domain-containing protein — translation MSDDETTPPYRRPDIDTDERVSDLLDRMTVEEKAGQLVGTWGGHLREGHDFEDVADAVREHHLGVAAPFGWAAPLATDPAEVAEIANDLQRVAREETQLGIPLLFNVDAVHGHAYVADTTVFPNGLGAAATWDPELIEAGAKITAREMRTTGVHQNYSPTCDVARDPRWGRTFETFGESPLLCAKMAAAKVRGYQESDDPVLATAKHFPAYSEPERGEDASPVDVSEYKLRNTFVRPFEDAIAAGVDSVMPSYNSVNGEPSHGSRTVLTELLREEMAFDGHVVSDWNGVRHLADDHKTAEDQRDSVQQAHAAGLDVASVGNVEHAENLVDLVESGDLDEEVLDASVRRVLERKFALGLFEDPYVNAEMVSETVGCDDHREVARDAARASMTLLRNDGVLPLSGDEDVFVGGPNADDIIHQLGGWSVLDADDAAGETILEALRAKSEDHGTSVSYEQGATLSETLDVDAAVEKAAEADVAVLALGEGWYLHEFGPAAQAGVRTGEWPTRSELQLSEAQRELARRVHETGTPVVGVLVTGRPLIVDWLDRNAAGLLMAYFPGTEGGHAVAETLFGENDPSGRLPISVPRSTGDLPQNHDHLAHPRPIGDDEHPPSYAPLYEFGHGLSYTTFEYDDLGVENAELGEEGELDVTVTVSNTGDRPGTETVHVYAHQEVSSRVRPERWLVGFDQVSVDPGESESLTISIPASEFDFYKPREGHVVESGEYRVLVGGAEASFDVVE, via the coding sequence ATGAGTGACGACGAAACGACGCCGCCGTATCGCCGACCGGACATCGACACCGACGAGCGCGTTTCGGACCTCCTCGACCGGATGACCGTCGAGGAGAAGGCCGGACAGCTCGTCGGGACCTGGGGCGGCCATCTCCGCGAGGGGCACGATTTCGAGGACGTCGCCGACGCGGTTCGCGAGCACCACCTCGGCGTCGCCGCGCCGTTCGGCTGGGCCGCGCCGCTCGCGACGGACCCCGCCGAGGTCGCCGAGATCGCCAACGACCTCCAGCGCGTCGCCCGCGAGGAGACCCAACTCGGGATTCCCCTCCTGTTCAACGTCGACGCCGTCCACGGCCACGCCTACGTCGCCGACACCACCGTCTTCCCGAACGGTCTCGGCGCGGCGGCGACGTGGGACCCCGAGTTGATCGAGGCGGGCGCGAAAATCACCGCGAGGGAGATGAGAACCACCGGCGTGCACCAGAACTACTCGCCGACGTGTGACGTAGCGCGCGACCCGCGCTGGGGGCGCACCTTCGAGACGTTCGGCGAGAGTCCGCTGCTCTGCGCAAAGATGGCCGCGGCGAAGGTGCGCGGCTACCAGGAGAGCGACGACCCCGTTCTCGCGACGGCGAAACACTTCCCTGCCTACAGCGAACCCGAGCGCGGCGAGGACGCCTCGCCCGTCGACGTGTCGGAGTACAAGCTCCGAAACACGTTCGTCCGACCGTTCGAGGACGCAATCGCGGCGGGCGTCGACTCCGTGATGCCGAGCTACAACTCGGTCAACGGCGAGCCTTCCCACGGTTCCCGGACCGTGCTCACCGAACTCCTCCGCGAGGAGATGGCGTTCGACGGTCACGTCGTCTCCGACTGGAACGGCGTCCGCCACCTCGCGGACGACCACAAAACAGCAGAAGACCAGCGTGATTCCGTCCAGCAGGCCCACGCTGCCGGACTCGACGTGGCCTCTGTCGGCAACGTCGAACACGCCGAGAATCTCGTCGACCTCGTGGAGAGCGGCGACCTCGACGAGGAGGTACTCGACGCGAGCGTCCGCCGCGTGCTCGAACGCAAGTTCGCGCTTGGGCTCTTCGAGGACCCGTACGTCAACGCCGAGATGGTGAGCGAGACAGTCGGCTGCGACGACCACCGCGAGGTGGCGCGCGACGCCGCCCGTGCCAGCATGACGCTGTTGAGGAACGACGGCGTCCTCCCGCTGTCGGGCGACGAGGACGTGTTCGTCGGTGGTCCGAACGCCGACGATATAATCCATCAACTCGGCGGGTGGAGTGTACTCGACGCCGACGACGCCGCAGGCGAGACGATTCTGGAGGCGCTTCGCGCGAAGAGTGAAGACCACGGCACGAGCGTCTCCTACGAACAGGGTGCGACGCTCAGCGAGACACTCGACGTGGACGCCGCCGTCGAAAAAGCCGCCGAGGCCGACGTGGCCGTGTTGGCGCTCGGTGAGGGCTGGTACCTCCACGAGTTCGGCCCCGCCGCGCAGGCGGGCGTCCGGACTGGCGAGTGGCCTACGCGCTCGGAACTCCAGTTGTCGGAAGCGCAGCGCGAACTCGCCCGCCGCGTTCACGAGACCGGAACGCCCGTCGTCGGCGTCCTCGTGACAGGCCGCCCGCTCATCGTCGACTGGCTCGACCGCAACGCCGCGGGCCTCCTGATGGCGTACTTCCCCGGCACCGAGGGCGGCCACGCCGTCGCCGAGACGCTGTTCGGCGAGAACGACCCCAGCGGACGGCTCCCCATCTCGGTGCCGCGATCGACGGGCGACCTGCCCCAAAATCACGACCACCTCGCGCACCCGCGGCCCATCGGCGACGACGAACACCCGCCGTCGTACGCCCCGCTGTACGAGTTCGGCCACGGGCTGAGCTACACGACGTTCGAGTACGACGATCTCGGGGTCGAGAACGCCGAGCTCGGGGAGGAGGGCGAACTCGACGTGACCGTGACCGTCTCGAACACGGGTGACCGACCGGGGACCGAGACGGTCCACGTCTACGCCCACCAGGAGGTGAGTTCGCGCGTCCGCCCCGAACGCTGGTTGGTCGGCTTCGACCAGGTGTCGGTCGACCCCGGCGAGTCGGAGTCGCTCACGATTTCGATTCCGGCGAGCGAGTTCGACTTCTACAAACCCCGCGAGGGCCACGTCGTCGAATCCGGCGAGTACCGAGTGCTCGTCGGCGGCGCGGAGGCGTCGTTCGATGTCGTCGAGTGA
- a CDS encoding zinc-dependent metalloprotease has protein sequence MNLYRSVRAVAGASGTGVIDWGAVAEAAKSATEPGSLNLSTDERAGYAADVRDARARLRTVGDVEFELPDAIEVQNRHHWIDANIRTFERVMRPLEERADGVFPGVARTLNTGSMAFMLSFLGSNVLGQYDPLLLAEGDDDHGLYFVHPNIRKVADQLNVDYPRFRRWIAFHEVSHAAEFGAAPWLSGHLESRMERGVDALTEGSIDREAFRELDTAMTAVEGYAELLMDRAFDDDYEDLRRKLDARRRGGGPLAQLARRLLGLGLKRRQYERGARFFESVAEVRGVAAASKVWEKPENLPTNKELDDPGLWLARVDP, from the coding sequence ATGAACCTCTACCGTAGTGTCCGTGCCGTCGCGGGCGCGTCGGGCACCGGCGTCATCGACTGGGGCGCCGTCGCGGAGGCCGCCAAATCCGCCACCGAACCCGGCAGTCTCAACCTCTCGACGGACGAGCGCGCGGGTTACGCCGCCGACGTGCGCGACGCTCGCGCCCGCCTCCGAACGGTCGGCGACGTCGAGTTCGAGCTTCCGGACGCCATCGAGGTGCAGAACCGCCACCACTGGATCGACGCCAACATCCGCACGTTCGAGCGCGTGATGCGTCCGCTCGAAGAGCGCGCCGACGGCGTGTTCCCCGGCGTCGCCCGCACGCTCAACACCGGGTCGATGGCGTTCATGCTCTCGTTTCTCGGTAGCAACGTCCTCGGACAGTACGACCCCCTCCTCCTCGCGGAGGGTGACGACGACCACGGCCTCTACTTCGTCCACCCCAACATCCGGAAGGTCGCCGACCAGTTGAACGTCGACTACCCGCGCTTCCGCCGCTGGATCGCGTTCCACGAAGTCTCGCACGCCGCGGAGTTCGGCGCGGCCCCGTGGCTCTCGGGCCACCTCGAATCGCGGATGGAGCGCGGCGTCGACGCGCTCACCGAAGGAAGCATCGACCGCGAGGCGTTCCGCGAACTCGACACCGCGATGACGGCCGTCGAGGGCTACGCGGAACTGCTGATGGACCGCGCGTTCGACGACGACTACGAGGACCTCCGGCGGAAACTTGACGCGCGCCGCCGCGGCGGCGGCCCGCTGGCGCAACTCGCCCGCCGTCTTCTTGGATTGGGCCTCAAGCGCCGCCAGTACGAACGCGGCGCACGCTTCTTCGAGTCCGTCGCCGAGGTCCGCGGCGTCGCCGCCGCCAGCAAGGTGTGGGAGAAACCCGAGAACCTGCCGACCAACAAAGAACTCGACGACCCCGGCCTCTGGCTGGCGCGCGTCGACCCCTGA
- a CDS encoding 50S ribosomal protein L11 produces the protein MAGTIEVLVPGGQANPGPPLGPELGPTPVDVQAVVQEINEQTDAFDGMEVPVTVEYEDDGSFEISVGVPPTTALIKDEAGFDSGSGTPQSEFVADLSVEQVKKIAEQKSSDLLAYDVKNAAKEVGGTCVTLGVTIEGEDARTFKQRVDDGEYDDVLAEQSEASA, from the coding sequence ATGGCTGGAACTATCGAAGTGCTCGTCCCCGGCGGGCAGGCCAACCCCGGGCCGCCGCTCGGCCCGGAACTCGGCCCGACGCCGGTGGACGTGCAGGCCGTCGTACAGGAGATCAACGAACAGACCGACGCGTTCGACGGCATGGAGGTCCCCGTCACCGTCGAGTACGAGGACGACGGCTCGTTCGAGATTTCCGTCGGTGTGCCGCCGACGACGGCGCTCATCAAAGACGAGGCCGGTTTCGACTCCGGCAGCGGGACGCCGCAGTCGGAGTTCGTCGCTGACCTCTCCGTCGAGCAGGTCAAGAAGATCGCCGAGCAGAAGAGTTCGGACCTCTTGGCGTACGACGTGAAGAACGCCGCCAAGGAAGTCGGCGGCACCTGCGTCACCCTCGGCGTCACCATCGAGGGCGAGGACGCTCGCACGTTCAAGCAGCGCGTCGACGACGGCGAGTACGACGACGTGCTCGCTGAGCAGAGCGAAGCGAGCGCTTGA
- a CDS encoding 50S ribosomal protein L1: protein MADDSIVQAVSRALDEAPARNFSETVDLAVNLRDLDLNDPSNRVDESIVLPSGTGQDTQIVVFATGETALRAEDVADDVLDGNDLEELGDDSDAAKDLADETDFFVAEANMMQDIGRYLGTVLGPRGKMPTPLQPDDDVVEVVNRMKNTVQLRSRDRRTFHTRVGADSMSADEIADNIDVIVRRLEADLEKGPLNIDSIYVKTTMGPSVEVAG, encoded by the coding sequence ATGGCAGACGACTCTATCGTACAAGCGGTCTCTCGCGCGCTCGACGAGGCACCGGCTCGCAACTTCAGCGAGACGGTCGACCTCGCCGTTAACCTGCGCGACCTAGACCTCAACGACCCATCGAATCGTGTCGACGAGAGTATCGTCCTTCCGTCCGGAACCGGCCAGGACACCCAGATTGTGGTGTTCGCCACGGGCGAGACGGCACTCCGCGCCGAGGACGTCGCAGACGACGTCCTCGACGGAAACGACCTCGAAGAGCTCGGTGACGACTCCGACGCCGCCAAGGACCTGGCGGACGAGACGGATTTCTTCGTCGCCGAAGCCAACATGATGCAGGACATCGGCCGTTACCTCGGTACCGTACTCGGTCCCCGGGGGAAGATGCCGACGCCGCTGCAGCCCGACGACGACGTCGTCGAGGTCGTCAACCGAATGAAGAACACGGTCCAGCTTCGAAGCCGCGACCGCCGCACGTTCCACACGCGCGTCGGCGCGGACTCCATGTCCGCCGACGAGATCGCGGACAACATCGACGTCATCGTGCGTCGTCTCGAAGCCGACCTCGAGAAAGGCCCCCTCAACATCGACAGCATCTACGTGAAGACCACCATGGGCCCCTCCGTGGAGGTGGCCGGATGA
- a CDS encoding 50S ribosomal protein L10 — protein MSQSESVRKTETIPQWKQEEVDELVDFVENFASVGVVGVTGIPSRQLQNMRRELHGSATVRMSRNTLLVRALEEVDSGYEELVEHIDGQVALVGTNDNPFGLYRQLEASKTPAPINAGEIAPNDIVIPEGDTGVDPGPFVGELQQVGAQARIMDGSIKVTEDSTVLEAGEEVSTDLANVLSELGIEPKEVGLDLRAVYSEGTLFDPEDLDIDVDEYRADIQSAVSAATNLSVNAVYPTTQTAPLLIAKATSEAKAVGISAAIAEPDLVPDLVAKADAQLRSLAAQIDDEEALPEELRGVEAPAAPAEEPEESTDEEDADAEQAAEEDADDDDEDDDGGDALGAMFG, from the coding sequence ATGAGCCAGAGCGAATCCGTCCGCAAGACGGAGACTATCCCGCAGTGGAAGCAAGAGGAGGTCGACGAACTCGTCGACTTCGTCGAGAACTTCGCGTCGGTCGGTGTCGTCGGCGTCACCGGCATTCCCAGCCGCCAGCTACAGAACATGCGGCGGGAGTTGCACGGTAGCGCCACCGTCCGGATGAGCCGCAACACGCTGCTCGTCCGCGCGCTCGAGGAGGTCGACAGCGGCTACGAGGAACTCGTCGAACACATCGACGGACAGGTCGCGCTCGTCGGGACGAACGACAACCCATTCGGACTGTACCGACAGCTCGAAGCGTCGAAGACGCCCGCCCCCATCAACGCGGGCGAAATCGCGCCCAACGACATCGTCATCCCCGAGGGTGACACCGGTGTCGACCCGGGTCCGTTCGTCGGCGAACTCCAGCAGGTGGGCGCGCAAGCGCGCATCATGGACGGCTCCATCAAGGTGACCGAGGACTCGACGGTCCTCGAAGCCGGCGAGGAGGTCAGCACCGACCTCGCGAACGTCCTGAGCGAACTCGGCATCGAGCCGAAAGAGGTGGGACTCGACCTGCGTGCCGTCTACTCCGAGGGCACGCTGTTCGACCCCGAGGACCTCGACATCGACGTCGACGAGTACCGCGCGGACATCCAGTCCGCCGTCTCGGCGGCGACGAACCTCTCGGTCAACGCCGTTTACCCGACGACGCAGACCGCGCCGCTGCTCATCGCGAAGGCGACGAGCGAGGCGAAGGCCGTCGGTATCAGCGCCGCCATCGCCGAACCGGACCTCGTGCCGGACCTCGTGGCGAAGGCGGACGCGCAGCTCCGCTCGCTCGCGGCGCAGATCGACGACGAGGAGGCGCTCCCGGAGGAACTGCGCGGCGTGGAAGCGCCCGCGGCGCCCGCCGAGGAGCCCGAGGAATCGACTGACGAAGAAGACGCAGACGCCGAACAGGCGGCCGAGGAAGACGCCGACGACGACGACGAAGACGACGACGGCGGCGACGCGCTCGGCGCGATGTTCGGATAA
- the rpl12p gene encoding 50S ribosomal protein P1, with protein MEYVYAALILNETDEEINEDNVTAVLEAAGVDVEESRVKALVAALEDVDIEDAIETAAAAPAAAPAGGSADSEELDTVDEDEAEEAEGEAEAEEDEEDEEASGEGLGNLFG; from the coding sequence ATGGAATACGTTTACGCAGCTCTCATCCTGAACGAAACGGACGAAGAAATCAACGAGGACAACGTCACCGCGGTGCTCGAAGCCGCTGGTGTCGACGTCGAGGAATCCCGCGTCAAGGCGCTCGTCGCCGCGCTGGAGGACGTCGACATCGAGGACGCCATCGAGACGGCCGCTGCGGCACCCGCCGCCGCACCCGCCGGTGGTTCCGCCGATAGCGAAGAGCTCGACACCGTCGACGAGGACGAGGCCGAGGAAGCCGAAGGCGAAGCCGAAGCCGAAGAAGACGAGGAAGACGAAGAGGCCTCCGGCGAGGGTCTCGGCAACCTGTTCGGTTAA
- a CDS encoding tripartite tricarboxylate transporter permease has protein sequence MDPLAFGLTLSVRPTFALAPTAELLLFVACGVCLGTVSGLVPGIHANNFALLLAALGPSLPGSQTAVGAAILAAGVVHTFLDVVPALALGVPDPAMAATALPGHRLVVAGRGREALRLSALGSVLAVALAVPLALPVTWLMTEAYPTVRTHLPVVLVVVVLLLLVTESSRRSALAGALCFALSTLLGVSTLDLDPDAPLALGGMLAPLFSGLFGAPVLLDAFDGAGVPPQDDATLALTGREVGWSAGAGSLAGAFVGYLPGVSAAVASVLSLPLVPDIDGEGTREFLVASSGANTSNTVFALFALVTLGTPRTGVMVALEDGGGGAGVGALPALLATTTVAAFVGFVLVVVVGDEYLRVVGRANYAVVSATILALLVVLSWLFAGFVGVGVFLVASLVGLVPVRLRTRRVHLMGVLVGPLILGV, from the coding sequence ATGGACCCGCTCGCGTTCGGACTCACGCTCTCGGTTCGGCCGACGTTCGCGCTCGCGCCGACGGCGGAGCTACTGCTGTTCGTCGCCTGTGGCGTCTGCCTCGGCACCGTGAGCGGACTCGTGCCGGGTATCCACGCCAACAATTTCGCCTTGCTTCTCGCCGCCCTCGGTCCGTCGCTTCCGGGGTCGCAGACCGCCGTCGGTGCCGCGATTCTCGCCGCGGGCGTCGTCCACACGTTTCTCGACGTGGTGCCGGCGCTCGCACTCGGCGTTCCGGACCCGGCGATGGCGGCGACGGCGTTACCCGGGCATCGACTCGTCGTCGCCGGACGGGGCCGGGAGGCGCTCAGACTCTCCGCGCTCGGGAGTGTGTTAGCCGTCGCGCTGGCGGTTCCGCTTGCGTTACCGGTGACGTGGCTGATGACCGAAGCGTATCCGACGGTCCGAACACACCTCCCGGTCGTTCTCGTGGTCGTCGTACTGTTGCTGCTCGTCACCGAGTCGTCGCGGCGCTCGGCGCTCGCGGGGGCGCTTTGCTTCGCACTCTCCACTCTCCTCGGCGTCTCGACGCTCGATTTGGACCCCGACGCACCGTTGGCGCTCGGCGGCATGCTCGCGCCGCTGTTCTCGGGGCTGTTCGGCGCGCCGGTGCTGCTCGACGCGTTCGACGGTGCGGGCGTCCCGCCGCAGGACGACGCGACGCTCGCGCTCACTGGCCGCGAAGTCGGCTGGAGCGCCGGAGCCGGGTCGCTCGCTGGCGCGTTCGTCGGTTACCTGCCGGGAGTCTCCGCGGCCGTCGCGTCGGTGCTCTCGCTGCCGCTCGTTCCGGATATCGACGGGGAGGGGACCCGCGAATTTCTGGTCGCGTCGAGCGGAGCCAACACGTCTAACACCGTCTTCGCCTTGTTCGCGCTCGTCACGCTCGGGACGCCGCGGACCGGCGTGATGGTCGCGCTCGAAGACGGCGGCGGTGGTGCCGGTGTGGGTGCGCTGCCCGCGTTGCTGGCGACGACCACCGTCGCCGCGTTCGTCGGATTCGTCCTCGTGGTCGTGGTCGGCGACGAGTATCTCCGCGTGGTCGGACGGGCGAACTACGCAGTCGTCTCGGCGACGATACTCGCTCTCTTGGTCGTCCTCTCGTGGCTGTTCGCGGGTTTCGTCGGCGTCGGCGTCTTCCTCGTCGCGTCGCTCGTGGGACTCGTTCCGGTGCGCCTGCGAACTCGGCGCGTCCACCTGATGGGAGTGTTGGTCGGACCGTTGATTCTGGGCGTCTGA
- a CDS encoding HVO_2753 family zinc finger protein, translating into MSQSEQRQERQCVSCGINIAGMSAASFKCPDCGLTIYRCAKCRKQSNLYECPDCGFMGP; encoded by the coding sequence ATGAGCCAGTCGGAACAGCGGCAGGAGCGACAGTGCGTCTCCTGCGGCATCAACATCGCCGGGATGAGCGCGGCGTCGTTCAAATGCCCGGACTGCGGGCTGACCATCTACCGGTGTGCGAAGTGCCGCAAACAGAGCAACCTCTACGAGTGCCCGGACTGCGGGTTCATGGGGCCGTAA
- a CDS encoding elongation factor 1-beta, which yields MGKVAAKMKVMPQSPEIDLDELQERLEDALPEGGKINGFERDEVAFGLVALLPTVIVPDDAGGTEAIEEAFTNVDGVESVAVENVGRI from the coding sequence ATGGGGAAAGTAGCCGCCAAGATGAAGGTGATGCCGCAGAGCCCCGAGATCGATCTCGACGAACTGCAGGAGCGTCTCGAAGACGCGCTGCCCGAGGGCGGGAAGATCAACGGCTTCGAGCGCGACGAGGTCGCGTTCGGTCTCGTCGCCCTCCTGCCGACGGTCATCGTCCCCGATGACGCCGGCGGCACTGAGGCCATCGAGGAGGCGTTCACGAACGTCGACGGCGTCGAGAGCGTCGCCGTCGAGAACGTCGGTCGCATCTAA
- a CDS encoding cystathionine gamma-synthase, which produces MDDRSDPRIETRAIHDGQEPDPETGALMTPIYANSTYEQDAPGEHRGYEYSRTGNPTRTAVEENLASLEGGAYGRCFSSGMGSINTVMNLLESGDHVVTGDDVYGGTHRLFTQVYEQYDVEFDFVDTTDHDAVADAMRPETTLLWVETPTNPLMRVNDIAALADIAHDNDALCAVDNTFATPYLQRPLEHGADIVSHSLTKYLGGHSDVVGGALVTDDEELDEQFGFYQNSVGATPGPFDCFLVLRGTKTLPVRMDRHCDNARELARWLDDHEAVDGVYYPGLDSHPQHDVAAAQMDDFGGMLSFEFDGTLDQASAVVSNTEVFTLAESLGGVESLIEQPAPMTHAAIPREQRVAAGLTDSLIRVSVGIEHVDDQKADLQQAFDAALD; this is translated from the coding sequence ATGGACGACCGTTCGGACCCACGAATCGAGACGCGCGCCATCCACGACGGACAGGAGCCGGACCCCGAGACAGGGGCGTTGATGACGCCGATCTACGCCAACTCCACCTACGAACAGGACGCGCCGGGCGAGCACCGCGGCTACGAGTACTCGCGGACGGGGAACCCGACCCGGACGGCCGTAGAAGAGAACCTCGCCAGCCTCGAAGGCGGCGCGTACGGACGTTGCTTCTCCTCGGGGATGGGCTCGATAAACACCGTGATGAACCTGCTCGAATCCGGCGACCACGTCGTCACCGGCGACGACGTTTACGGCGGCACCCACCGCCTCTTCACGCAGGTGTACGAGCAGTACGACGTCGAGTTCGACTTCGTCGACACCACCGACCACGACGCCGTCGCCGACGCGATGCGCCCGGAGACGACGCTGCTGTGGGTCGAGACGCCGACGAACCCGCTCATGCGTGTCAACGACATCGCAGCGCTCGCCGACATCGCTCACGACAACGACGCGCTCTGCGCCGTCGACAACACCTTCGCGACGCCGTATCTTCAGCGCCCGCTCGAGCACGGCGCAGATATCGTCAGCCACTCGCTGACGAAGTATCTCGGCGGCCACTCAGACGTGGTTGGCGGTGCGCTCGTCACCGACGACGAGGAGTTAGACGAACAGTTCGGCTTCTACCAGAACAGCGTCGGCGCGACGCCGGGTCCGTTCGACTGCTTCCTCGTCCTCCGCGGGACGAAGACGCTGCCCGTCCGGATGGACCGCCACTGCGACAACGCCCGCGAGCTCGCGCGGTGGCTCGACGACCACGAGGCGGTCGACGGCGTCTACTACCCTGGACTCGACTCGCACCCGCAGCACGACGTCGCTGCCGCGCAGATGGACGATTTCGGCGGGATGCTCAGCTTCGAGTTCGACGGCACGCTCGACCAAGCCAGCGCCGTCGTCTCGAACACCGAGGTGTTCACGCTCGCCGAGAGCCTCGGCGGCGTCGAGAGCCTCATCGAACAGCCAGCGCCGATGACCCACGCCGCGATTCCGCGCGAGCAACGTGTCGCTGCTGGCCTCACGGACAGCCTCATCCGCGTCAGCGTCGGCATCGAACACGTCGACGATCAGAAGGCGGACCTCCAGCAGGCGTTCGACGCGGCGCTCGACTGA
- a CDS encoding 50S ribosomal protein L21e, whose product MPSSNGPLKGSTRGKLTNHPRERGTSPPQRAIQEFEAGQKVHLNIDPSVRKGRFHPRFNGHTGEVLGKQGRAFKVEINDGGKAKTVITRPAHLRAQK is encoded by the coding sequence ATGCCGAGTTCGAACGGTCCACTCAAGGGCAGCACGAGAGGCAAACTGACGAATCACCCGCGAGAGCGCGGCACCTCCCCGCCGCAGCGCGCGATTCAGGAGTTCGAGGCCGGACAGAAAGTCCACCTCAACATCGATCCGAGCGTCCGCAAAGGTCGCTTCCACCCGCGCTTTAACGGCCACACGGGCGAGGTCCTGGGTAAACAGGGCCGCGCCTTCAAGGTCGAAATCAACGACGGTGGCAAGGCCAAGACGGTCATCACGCGTCCGGCGCATCTCCGCGCGCAGAAGTAG
- a CDS encoding RNA polymerase Rpb4 family protein, with protein MTIFKEKLDEEYLTISEVKPLLQEVEAERAADEERELRYELARSIEHVNRFAVLDPEESRELVEELLELEKVDEQTAYKIADLLPQDRNELRAVYAQQRYALSGDELDGILDVVAKYA; from the coding sequence ATGACGATATTCAAAGAGAAGCTCGACGAGGAGTACCTCACCATCTCGGAGGTAAAGCCACTACTCCAAGAGGTCGAAGCCGAGCGCGCGGCCGACGAAGAGCGCGAGCTTCGCTACGAGTTGGCGCGCTCCATCGAGCACGTCAATCGCTTTGCGGTTCTCGACCCGGAGGAGTCGCGCGAACTCGTCGAAGAGCTACTCGAACTGGAGAAGGTCGACGAACAGACCGCGTACAAGATCGCCGACCTCCTCCCGCAGGACCGCAACGAACTCCGCGCCGTCTACGCACAGCAGCGCTACGCGCTCTCCGGCGACGAACTCGACGGGATTCTCGACGTCGTCGCCAAGTACGCGTAG
- a CDS encoding DUF655 domain-containing protein — protein sequence MAGSERGDDEAESQPQYAAVLDYLPYGRSDDDRPRYQKQPIAYALGEGRFRLVELTFDDGADVSIGDRIAIEPNSAREHIQRIRTVDYGDLSNSAVNELKYAVADIIDADEERFVAFYNDAQPITIRLHQLDLLPGIGKTLRNNILEQRKREPFESFEDLEERVSGLHRPKEVLTERIIEELRDEDLKYKAFVQRSAD from the coding sequence ATGGCTGGTTCAGAACGCGGTGACGACGAGGCGGAGAGTCAACCGCAGTACGCAGCCGTCCTCGACTATCTCCCATACGGGAGGTCGGACGACGACCGGCCCCGATACCAGAAACAGCCGATAGCTTACGCGCTCGGCGAGGGGCGGTTCCGGCTCGTCGAACTGACGTTCGACGACGGTGCCGACGTGAGTATCGGCGACCGCATCGCAATCGAACCGAACTCGGCGCGAGAACACATCCAGCGCATCCGAACGGTCGACTACGGAGACCTCTCGAACAGCGCGGTCAACGAACTGAAGTACGCCGTCGCCGACATCATCGACGCCGACGAGGAGCGCTTCGTCGCGTTCTACAACGACGCTCAACCCATCACGATCCGTCTCCATCAGTTGGACCTGTTGCCCGGCATCGGCAAGACGCTCCGAAACAACATCCTCGAACAGCGAAAACGGGAACCGTTCGAGAGCTTCGAGGACCTCGAAGAGCGCGTCTCCGGGCTCCACAGGCCCAAAGAGGTGCTCACAGAACGCATCATCGAGGAACTCCGCGACGAGGACCTCAAGTACAAGGCGTTCGTCCAGCGCTCGGCCGACTGA